The nucleotide window CGTCTGACACGGCCTTCAGCGCAACCGGCTTTAGCGCGGGGCCTGAAAATCCGCCGCGAAAGGCTATCCGTCTGGATGCGGCATCTATTGCCATGGCCGGCATAGTGTTTATGAGGGTGAGGCCGTCTGCGCCCGCGCTGACTGCGGCCCTTGCGATTTCCACAATGTCAGTCACCTCCGGCGTCAGCTTGGCGATCAGCGGAAGCCGTGTTCTCTTCTTTACCCTCTCGATAATGGAAAAGACCCCTTGCGCCTCCTTGCCCATGCAAATGCCTCCCTTGGTCACATTGGGGCATGATAAATTGATTTCGAGCGCAAGAATAAGGGGATCCGGTTCTATGCTGGACGCACACTCGATATATTCCTCATCCGTGAATCCGAAGAAGTTAACCACTATCGGTGTATTCCTTTTCTTGAACAAAGGGAAATAGTCTGAAAAAAACTTTTCGAGACCTACATTCTGCAGCCCCACGCTGTTGAGCATCCCGGTGCCTTCTTCCCAGACGCGCGGAGGCGGGTTGCCGTGATGGGGCTTGAGGGATAACCCCTTTGTCACATAGGCGCCAAGGGTATCGACGGGCCACAGAGGCTCGATCTCCCGTCCGTAGCCGAGGGTACCCGACCCATTCATCACAGGGTTCCTCAGCCTTCTTCCAAAAAGGTCTACAGAGAGAGTTGCCATAAGTCAAATACCGGTCCTTCCAGACAGGCCCTCTTATAGGGCTCCCGATGGTCCAGAGTCTTCTTTACACATCCAAAACATAAGCCGAGGCCGCATGCCATGCGTTCCTCCACAAGCACCTGGCAAGGTATGCCCTTGTCCTTCAGGAAAACTTTCAGGCTCGCATACATGGCCTGCGGTCCGCAGGCGTACACGTAAGGTTTTCCGCCGATCAGCGGGAGAGACTGTTCGAGCAGCTGGACGACGTTCCCGCAGAATCCTGCTGATCCGTCGAGCGTGCAGACAGCTTGTCCGGCACTGCTTGCAGCTTGGCCCATCCGTCCGAGAAGCGGAAGTTCTTTGTCTGCGGAACATCCGTAAAGAACATGTGCTCCCTTTCGCACCTTCTTCCATAGGAGGTGAAGACCTGCTATGCCGATGCCGCCTGCCACAAGCACTGGTGTGAAACCCCTTTGTATCTGAAAACCGCGGCCGAGAGGCCCGAGAACCATGAGTCTCTCTTTTCGTCCGGCAGAAGCCAGCGCTTGCGTACCCTTGCCCACAACGCGATAGAGGATGGTAACAGTCTGATTTCCGCAGTCGTAGATACTGAAGGGTCTCCTCAAAAAGATTTCGGACGAGGGCATCTTGACCATGACAAACTGCCCCGGGGTCACGTTATCCATGGGTGTGGTCAGTTGGATCCTGCACCGATAAAAATCCCGGCATACCGGTCTGTTTTCCAGGATCAGACCTTCTGCGTCACGCATGCTCGTTCCTCCCGCAGGCAAGGTGCATTACCAGCGCGTCCTCGTTTGTCTTGGTATAATAGCGTTTGCGCCTTCCGATCATTTCAAAACCGAACTTTGTATATAAGTCTATTGCGTCCTGATTGCTTTCCCGCACCTCCAGAAAGAAG belongs to Syntrophorhabdales bacterium and includes:
- a CDS encoding dihydroorotate dehydrogenase electron transfer subunit produces the protein MRDAEGLILENRPVCRDFYRCRIQLTTPMDNVTPGQFVMVKMPSSEIFLRRPFSIYDCGNQTVTILYRVVGKGTQALASAGRKERLMVLGPLGRGFQIQRGFTPVLVAGGIGIAGLHLLWKKVRKGAHVLYGCSADKELPLLGRMGQAASSAGQAVCTLDGSAGFCGNVVQLLEQSLPLIGGKPYVYACGPQAMYASLKVFLKDKGIPCQVLVEERMACGLGLCFGCVKKTLDHREPYKRACLEGPVFDLWQLSL
- a CDS encoding dihydroorotate dehydrogenase, with the translated sequence MATLSVDLFGRRLRNPVMNGSGTLGYGREIEPLWPVDTLGAYVTKGLSLKPHHGNPPPRVWEEGTGMLNSVGLQNVGLEKFFSDYFPLFKKRNTPIVVNFFGFTDEEYIECASSIEPDPLILALEINLSCPNVTKGGICMGKEAQGVFSIIERVKKRTRLPLIAKLTPEVTDIVEIARAAVSAGADGLTLINTMPAMAIDAASRRIAFRGGFSGPALKPVALKAVSDVSRAVHVPVIGAGGIMNHEDVLQFLMAGAHVVEVGTATFVDPFVIPKILTGLARYMEEQKISGLGSLIGAAHA